Within Deinococcus sp. QL22, the genomic segment AGCGCGTTTCGCGCGCTGCGAGTTTGATTTCCCCGATGGTGCAGACCCGTTGCCCGTCTGGAGCGGCCAGAATCAGGCTCGATTTGATGCGGATGCGGAAGTGCCATCCGCAGACGCGGAGCCAGCCCATCAAGGCCGTGTCGCAAAAACCCCGATCCGCCAGGAGTCGAACATCGTGCAGCCCAAGAAAATCCAGCAGGCCTTTGACCTCGGCGAGGACAGGCAGGAGTTGTTCGGTGCCGACCTGAGCACTGGCATGCTCTAGGACGCGGGAGACGAGCGGTACCGCGCGTCCCCGGTAGAGGACGGCCACCCGGATCAGACAGAAGCGTCCGAACAGGATGCTGGTGTCCAGCGCCAGCGTCAGGGAATGCGGGCCCCAATCCCGCAAGGCTCGGGTAATCAGGGGGCCATACACACTGCCAGGGGCGATGGCTGGATTCTCCAGCCACCGTCGGCAGCGACGTTCGGTGCTCTGGGCGACCGTGGCCTGGGAGTGGATGTGCGGCAGCCAGGAGGGAATGGAAACGCTCTGGGACAGCACCAAGCCGCTGACCATCCAGGCCAGCGTACGGGCGTTGCGGACGTCGTTCCACAGGGCGGGGTGGAGGTGGGGCAGGATCGCTTGGTACAGTCGGGGGGCGTCCCCGGTGGCATTTTCGGTCTTCACAAACAGAAAGTGTCCCCTACCGGGGACGCTTTCTCATAAATTGTGTCAGGCCATCAGGGCGGCTGGGTGGCCATGGGAGCCGCGTTGCAACACGGCTCATTCCGTAGAACAACGAACTTGGCGTCGCTGCAGGTGGACTTCGCGCTAAGTGCAAAAGACCATCACCTTTGTATGAAGCAGTCTTGATCAAATTCTCTGAAGACCATCAATTCAGACAAACTGGTCTTGGTGTGGAGTTGAAGCAGCAGCAGACCGCACCGAGGATGCTGTTCGGACGGGGCAATTCCATCCCGTCTGAACTCACCTTAAGGACGTCTCCCCATGACCCTCCCCACCTCTTTACCTGTCCCGGAGCCGCCCGCCGCGTGTGACCTCCCTACCACGCTCCGTTCCCTGCAAATGGTTTTGATTGTGATGCGGAAGGTGGTCAGAACGCCAGAATTTCAACAGGCTCTCAGCACCCAATCAGCGCAGCTCGAGCGCCTTCAGCAGGACTTGGACGCTTTCTTCCCCGAGGGCAAGCGAGCCCGAACTGCCCCCCCTTGTGAAGTGGTTCAGGCCGCGTTAAGCGAGGTGGCGCAAGTGGTCTGGATCAGTCGTCTGACCGCGTCTCTGGATCCCGTGCTCTTGAAGGTGGCCTTCAAACTCAGTGCCCGACTCTTGGTGCTGTTGGAGCTGCTGCCTGTGCCACTTCGGGGCGATGAGGTGTTGAGCTACGCGCAAGTCGACGCAGTTCAAGCCTGTCACCGGTACGACCAACTTGGAACGCTGAATCAGCTCGCACAGGCCAGCGAGAATCTGCACTGAATTCCTCTGAACATCTTCGTGAGATGAAGGACGTGCTGGGGGCGTGGTTGTCGGACTCTTAACCCGGTGCGTCAACGTCCTCTGCTACACGGCTCTGGAGTGCAATTTTGAGCGAGTTGGACGAACCGCGGCCCTTTGACAAGTTAGGCCCCCGTTAGGCAAACGAAGAAAGGCAGCCCGGAGAGGCCACCTTGATTTCTTCAACAGAGCGTCGAATCCGTTTGACGTCAATACTATGCACCGGCACCGATTTGACCTTCTCCCAAACGCATGTTCCTCATTCAATGCAGTGGATAACAGGTTGCGAGGTTGCTGCATGGTGCGTCACGGTTCTCCGTCCTTGTTACCCTGCTCTTCGCTGGGCCAACCTGGATTCCGCCTCACTGAGCCGTCGCCCGCAAGCTCTGGTGCGCCAGGGCCAGGATCCAGAGCCGAGCTTCCAGTGCTGTGCGGGCATGACAGTCCGCGTGCCTCGCCACCAACAAGCAGGCGTCTTGCACGCCCCGTTCCGGCTGAGGGTGCTGGATCTGGAACGCCAAGGTGTAGAGCCGTGGCGCATAGCGGCAGTGCAGTTCACGCAGAGCGGCTTCATTCGATTGCGCCAGCGCGCACAGCAACTCGGCGTCGCTCATGACTCTCCAGTCGTCCAGTCTTCCTGCTCTAGCGAAGCCCGCTGTTCCTCGCCCAGTTGATAATGGCGGTGTTCGCGGCACTTGCCTTCTCAAAGATGGCCGCGTGTGCCGCCCCCGGGATGATCACCAGCGTGCTCCCTGGCACGTTCTGCTGCATTTTGAGGCTGAACTCCGGTGGATACACGGTGTCTTCCCGGCCCTCCAGGATCAGGGTCGGTACGGTGATGGTCTTGAGGGTCGTCAGCGAGTCTGGGCGGGTGGCCAGTACATTGGCTCCGGCCACGTCCGCCGCGACGCTGGCCTGCTTCACGATGTTCGTCAGGAGAGCGGCGTCTGCGGGTCGCTCCGCCCGCGTCTGGCCGGTCAGCATGTCCTTGAGCAGCTCGGGGGCCAACGACTGCGGGCCGAAGGTCACGGCTTTTTGGGCCATGCCCTTCCAGATATTTTGCTCCACGATGCCGGCCGGGTTGGCGATGGTGTCGATCAAGATCAGCCCCAGGAAGCGTTGTGGGGCGGTGCGGTACATCTCAAAGGCGATGGGGCCACCCATCGACATGCCGCCGATGATGGCTTTGGAAAGGTTGAGTTGATCCATAACCGCGAGGGCGTCCTGGGCGTAGGTTTCCAGGCTGCCGGGGTTTTCAGCGGGCGCGGTGCTCTGGCCATACCCCCGGTGATCAATGGTGATGACCCGGTAGCCCGCAGCGGCGAGGGGAGCCCGGTTGCGAGCGAACAATTCGCCGGAGAGCGGGTAGCCGTGCAGCAGCAGCATCGGTGTGCCGGTTCCAACACTGACGTAGTGGATGCGGGCCCCATTGACGTCGAGGAAGCCGTCTTGCATGGCCGCGCCCTCGCTGCCTCCGGCAAGCGCAGACGTGGCCAAGAGGGAGAGAGAGAGCAGAGCAGCGTGATGCAGTGGGAAACGTCGCATAGGGTTCCTTCGCCTTCCAGGTGAGGAGCGGGCCACTGGTGACGGCCTGAAGGCTGGTGTCGTTTACCCTAGGGGTTGCCAGACACGGGCAGGAAAGAAGGAAGCAACACGAAGACTTTACCCATTGCCTGAGAAGCGATTAGCTGGTTCTCATCCAAGAATTCAGCCTGAACCGGGTCTCCTGACTTTAAGTGCCGCAGCGACGACGGGGATTCATCCTAGAGCAGTGCCCCAGAGGGAAACAAAGCGCTTCGTCGCTGTCTCAAATGACTTTCAACGGCCACAAGTGTCCTTGGTGCAGTGGCTGGGGAGCCGCTTGCAAGCGAGGCGCTTCCCCTCTCCATCCAGGAGAAGGTAGGGTGAAGTTTCGACTTAACCTTGCCCTGCTCGGCACAGCCCACTTCTACAGGATCCACAGGGGCAAAAAGACCGAGGTGATGTTGAGCGAGCTCCGTATCCTCATACCGAGTTCAGCCCAACGCCGGAGACCCCTCCACAAGCGCTTCGCTCGCGTGCTTCGGTGTTCCAATGCACTGGGGAACCCGCTCTCTACCCATCGAATTACTGTCGGACGGCATGGCCTCAATCACCGTCGCAGTCGAATTGCATGGTTTGACTTGACCTGGATTGAGTGGGCTCATGGTTGAGCGCTGCCTCAAGAAAGTGGAATGGTTTCCTAATGGAAGGAAACGGCAGACCTGACACCATCAGCTATGACTCAGAACTCCAAAGACACGAGCCCGCTCGGGCGTTCCGTGGAAGAGGTGGAGGATACCCCCGTGCAGCCGGCCCAGGAACAGGGCGGCTTACTGAGTGGACTGCTCCATCCCTCTCCGGCGAGTGAGCAGCAGGAGACGGGCGAGGCCCCCAGCCTCGGACAGGTTTTTACGCATGCGTTGGGAATGAATGACGGTGAGGCGCGGAACAAAGACGCAGACAACGACACGACGGACAGCTCATAAGCCTGAGAGTCGGTGTGGAGACGAGCCATGGCCGAACTGAATGACGAGAAACGTAACGAGCTAGGCAACCGCGACTTCGCTTACGTCGATCAACAAGGGGAACGTCATCTGCCGATTCATGACGAGGCGCACGTGAAGAATGCGGCGGCCCGTTTTTCGCAGACCCATTTTGAGAATGCGGCGGCCAAACAGCGGGCGGCCCGGCAGATCGTGGCTGCTGCACAGAAACATGGAATTGAGCTGAGTGAAGACGATGTGGTGAAGCAAGCAGCGCAACATTAGACGGTCAGACTCAGCGGCTCAAGCTCCGCCCGCACGGACGTGACCAGGATCCCCAGATCCACTACGCCCAACAGCAAAGGATGACGCCACACGCGGGCCAGATCGAGCATCGCATCAACCAAGGTATTCATCCGGATGGCTGCTTCATCCACCACCTGCAAATAGCGTGCCGCTTTGGAGTCCACGTTCGCTCCCAGCGTGCTATGCAACAGTCTGTTGAAATGAAACCCGCGATGTGATGCCACACGGGTGTGCAGGTCATGTGACACGCTGTAAGCGAAGGCTTCCAGATTCTCGTTGGCGAGTGCGGTGCGTTCACGGCGGCCTTACACTCACGGGGCGTGGAGCAGATTCAAGTCACCCCAACCGCTCATTGTAATAAGTTCATTGAACAATCCTATTGGGCCACCAGACCACAGGAGCGGAGTCAACTCGGCTTCAAGAACCCCCGCACCATTGTGCTCCGAAGATTGAACCAGCGTCGTGCCCACTTGGCATGGCAAAACACAGTTGAAGTGGCCGTCTGGACTTCAGACGGCCGCTGATTCACTTGTCAGAACCCTCCGTCTCCCGTTGTCAACTTCAGCCGAGATCAACAGGATTTACCTGAACCTGGATTAATTTGACCGCGCTCAAACCGGATCTGCGTTCATGTAGCAGGTCTTACGCTGCTGGATGGAAAAGAGCGTACGCCAACAAGTTAAGCCTTCACTCTGTTTGGACATTGCCACCTTTTCAAGGACGGATTCTATGAACAAGCTTGACCAACTGAAAGGCATGTCTATTGTTGTGGCTGATACAGGCGATATCGAGGCCATCAAGCTGTATCAACCCCGCGACTGCACCACCAATCCCTCTCTCATTTTGAAGGCGGCCCAGTTGGTGGGCTACGAGAGCCTGCTGGCTGAAGCGCGGCGCTGGCTCGCCGGAAAAGAGAGTCTGGATGACATCATTGACAAGCTGACCGTGCGAATCGGCACTGAGCTGACCCGCATTGTGCCCGGCGACGTCAGTACCGAGGTAGACGCCCGCCTGTCGTTCAATACAGACGCCATGCTGAGCCGTGCCCGCCGCCTGATCGCGCTGTATGAAGGCCAGGGTGTCGGCCGCGACCGCATCCTGATCAAGCTGGCGGCCACCTGGGAAGGCATTCAG encodes:
- a CDS encoding transposase, giving the protein MKTENATGDAPRLYQAILPHLHPALWNDVRNARTLAWMVSGLVLSQSVSIPSWLPHIHSQATVAQSTERRCRRWLENPAIAPGSVYGPLITRALRDWGPHSLTLALDTSILFGRFCLIRVAVLYRGRAVPLVSRVLEHASAQVGTEQLLPVLAEVKGLLDFLGLHDVRLLADRGFCDTALMGWLRVCGWHFRIRIKSSLILAAPDGQRVCTIGEIKLAARETRCFHNVTITGHRFGPVHVALGRPTDGPEQWQVVSDEPTSRATFAEYGERFQIEEGFLDDKSGLFGLEDSKLRDAASLERLILVISVATLLLVSEGLQLVQQGVRRTIDPHWNRALSYLKLGLRGVHFALSRGQAVLNRLTLQGGADPAPPGRRKKSHVSSVDALEGGWVLRFRSPS
- a CDS encoding alpha/beta fold hydrolase produces the protein MRRFPLHHAALLSLSLLATSALAGGSEGAAMQDGFLDVNGARIHYVSVGTGTPMLLLHGYPLSGELFARNRAPLAAAGYRVITIDHRGYGQSTAPAENPGSLETYAQDALAVMDQLNLSKAIIGGMSMGGPIAFEMYRTAPQRFLGLILIDTIANPAGIVEQNIWKGMAQKAVTFGPQSLAPELLKDMLTGQTRAERPADAALLTNIVKQASVAADVAGANVLATRPDSLTTLKTITVPTLILEGREDTVYPPEFSLKMQQNVPGSTLVIIPGAAHAAIFEKASAANTAIINWARNSGLR
- a CDS encoding DUF6582 domain-containing protein — translated: MAELNDEKRNELGNRDFAYVDQQGERHLPIHDEAHVKNAAARFSQTHFENAAAKQRAARQIVAAAQKHGIELSEDDVVKQAAQH
- a CDS encoding histidine kinase dimerization/phospho-acceptor domain-containing protein, whose translation is MEAFAYSVSHDLHTRVASHRGFHFNRLLHSTLGANVDSKAARYLQVVDEAAIRMNTLVDAMLDLARVWRHPLLLGVVDLGILVTSVRAELEPLSLTV